The proteins below are encoded in one region of Aquisphaera giovannonii:
- a CDS encoding citrate/2-methylcitrate synthase, with amino-acid sequence MARTAKLTLDDRTLDLPLVRGADGEEAVDLSGLRGRGLVAIDDGLRHTVLTKSAITYVDGERGVLRYRGIAIEELAARSNFVETSFLLIYGHLPSREELDKFHDLLTDNAALHESFKYHFEGFPVDAPPMAMLSSMVSTLACFYHRPKEKAVDDLREIDVFDEEAAWLLSKVRTIAAYSYRRSMGLPFIYTDPRLSYAGDFLHMMFSEPFREYVAPEATVEALNQLLILHADHEMGGSTTTVRVVGSSRANLFASCAAGISSLWGPVHGGATIAVVELLESIQRGEMTAEQVIARARERKDGFRLAGFGHPVYRSMDPRAKILRRIAERLLGNNPGAEPLLDIALDLEAKAAADAYFADHRLFPNADFYNGIVMRAIGIPRDMYSVFFAIGRMPGWIAHWREQAADPNLRIIRPRQLYVGPDETQYTPIDAR; translated from the coding sequence ATGGCGCGGACCGCGAAGCTGACGCTCGACGACCGGACCCTGGATCTGCCGCTGGTCCGGGGGGCCGACGGGGAGGAGGCGGTCGACCTGTCCGGGCTGCGTGGCCGCGGCCTCGTGGCGATCGACGACGGGCTCCGCCACACGGTGCTGACGAAGAGCGCGATCACCTACGTGGACGGCGAGCGCGGGGTCCTCCGCTATCGCGGCATCGCGATCGAGGAGCTGGCGGCGAGGTCGAACTTCGTCGAGACGAGCTTCCTGCTGATCTACGGCCACCTTCCCAGCCGCGAGGAGCTGGACAAGTTCCACGACCTGCTCACGGACAACGCCGCGCTCCACGAGTCGTTCAAGTACCACTTCGAGGGCTTCCCGGTGGACGCCCCGCCGATGGCGATGCTCTCCTCGATGGTGAGCACGCTGGCGTGCTTCTACCACCGGCCGAAGGAGAAGGCGGTCGACGACCTCCGCGAGATCGACGTCTTCGACGAGGAGGCGGCCTGGCTGCTGAGCAAGGTCCGGACGATCGCGGCGTACTCGTATCGCCGGTCGATGGGGCTGCCGTTCATCTACACCGACCCGCGGCTCTCCTACGCGGGGGACTTCCTCCACATGATGTTCTCCGAGCCGTTCCGGGAGTACGTCGCGCCGGAGGCGACGGTGGAGGCCCTGAACCAGCTCCTGATCCTCCACGCGGACCACGAGATGGGCGGCAGCACGACGACGGTCCGCGTCGTCGGCTCGAGCCGGGCCAACCTGTTCGCCTCGTGCGCGGCGGGGATCTCGTCGCTCTGGGGGCCGGTGCACGGCGGGGCGACGATCGCGGTGGTCGAGTTGCTGGAGTCCATCCAGCGGGGCGAGATGACCGCGGAGCAGGTCATCGCGCGGGCCCGCGAGAGGAAGGACGGATTCCGGCTCGCGGGGTTCGGCCACCCGGTTTACCGCAGCATGGATCCCCGGGCGAAGATCCTCCGCCGGATCGCCGAGCGGCTCCTCGGGAACAACCCGGGCGCCGAGCCCCTGCTGGACATCGCGCTGGACCTGGAGGCGAAGGCCGCCGCCGACGCCTACTTCGCCGACCACCGCCTCTTCCCGAACGCGGACTTCTACAACGGCATCGTCATGCGGGCCATCGGCATCCCCCGCGACATGTACTCGGTCTTCTTCGCCATCGGCCGCATGCCCGGCTGGATCGCCCACTGGCGGGAGCAGGCCGCCGACCCGAACCTCCGCATCATCCGCCCCCGCCAGCTCTACGTCGGCCCCGACGAAACGCAGTACACGCCGATCGACGCCCGCTAA
- a CDS encoding sulfurtransferase, whose product MPAPTDLLVTTEWLDANLDRDDLRVVDMRGYVVARPLEPGVEHADYRGAREEYERSHIPGAVYVDWTVDIVDPDDPVPAQVAPPERFARAMSERGIGDGTHVVAVDHGGGQFATRLWWALNYYGHPNVSVLQGGWNRWVDEERRVESGEVKPRPAVFTPKLRRELRLTAEQLAARLGEPGLDLIDARDAGQYTGARRRGPRGGHIPGARNLPRELFFAPEGGFLPLDELRNTVARSHLSPDRPVVAYCNGGVAATVILFNLARLGFTDLANYDGSWNEWGARTDLPTE is encoded by the coding sequence ATGCCCGCGCCCACCGACCTGCTCGTGACGACCGAATGGCTCGATGCCAACCTCGACCGCGACGACCTCCGCGTCGTGGACATGCGCGGCTACGTCGTCGCCAGGCCGCTCGAGCCGGGCGTCGAGCACGCCGACTATCGGGGCGCCCGCGAGGAATACGAGCGGTCGCACATCCCCGGCGCCGTGTACGTCGACTGGACCGTCGACATCGTCGACCCCGATGACCCCGTCCCGGCGCAGGTCGCCCCGCCGGAGCGTTTCGCCCGGGCGATGTCGGAGCGCGGCATCGGCGACGGCACGCACGTCGTCGCGGTGGACCACGGCGGCGGCCAGTTCGCCACCCGGCTCTGGTGGGCGTTGAACTATTACGGCCACCCGAACGTGAGCGTCCTCCAGGGCGGCTGGAACCGCTGGGTCGACGAGGAGCGGCGGGTCGAGTCGGGCGAGGTCAAGCCGCGGCCGGCCGTGTTCACGCCGAAGCTCCGCCGGGAGCTGCGTCTCACGGCCGAGCAGCTCGCCGCGCGGCTCGGCGAGCCGGGCCTCGACCTGATCGACGCCCGCGACGCCGGCCAGTACACCGGAGCCCGCCGCCGGGGCCCGCGCGGCGGCCACATCCCGGGTGCTCGCAACCTGCCCCGCGAGCTCTTCTTCGCCCCCGAGGGCGGCTTCCTCCCCCTGGACGAGCTCCGCAACACAGTCGCCCGGTCCCACCTCTCCCCCGACCGCCCCGTCGTCGCCTACTGCAACGGCGGCGTCGCCGCCACCGTCATCCTCTTCAACCTCGCCCGCCTCGGCTTCACCGACCTCGCCAACTACGACGGCTCCTGGAACGAGTGGGGCGCCCGCACGGACCTGCCCACGGAATGA
- a CDS encoding zinc-dependent alcohol dehydrogenase family protein: protein MKAAVFERFGEPAEVLGVRDVPIPEPGAGEVRVRMIATPVNPSDLLVVRGRYGVLPKLPATPGFEGVGIVEKAGPGLLGRWVEGKRVAVINSAGGNWAEYAVIPARQARPVPADIPDDQVATFFVNPATVLALVRHVLAVPKGEWLLLSAAGSTLGRMIIRLGRHDGFKTLAVVRRPEAKEELRQLGADAVICSSDGPVEDQVRQVTGAGGPRFALDPIGGEAGAAIFRAMGDGGKLVLYGSLTGEPVPIDPRQVISARKSIEGFWLGHWMRDRSIPGALLLFREIASLIRSGVLRTEIGGRYPLDDIRAAATEADAMGRRGKVLLTFRGEPA, encoded by the coding sequence ATGAAAGCGGCGGTCTTCGAGAGGTTCGGCGAGCCGGCCGAGGTGCTGGGGGTGCGGGACGTGCCCATCCCCGAGCCGGGTGCGGGCGAGGTCCGCGTGCGGATGATCGCCACGCCGGTCAATCCGTCGGACCTGCTCGTCGTCCGCGGCCGCTACGGCGTCCTGCCGAAGCTCCCGGCGACGCCCGGGTTCGAGGGCGTCGGGATCGTGGAGAAGGCCGGGCCGGGGCTCCTCGGCCGCTGGGTCGAGGGCAAGCGCGTGGCGGTGATCAACTCCGCCGGGGGGAACTGGGCCGAGTACGCCGTGATCCCCGCCAGGCAGGCCCGCCCGGTCCCCGCGGACATCCCGGACGACCAAGTGGCGACCTTCTTCGTCAACCCGGCCACCGTACTGGCCCTGGTGCGGCACGTCCTGGCCGTGCCGAAGGGGGAATGGCTTCTGCTCTCCGCGGCCGGGTCCACGCTCGGCCGGATGATCATCCGCCTCGGCCGCCATGACGGGTTCAAGACGCTGGCCGTCGTCCGCCGGCCCGAGGCCAAGGAGGAGCTCCGCCAGCTCGGGGCCGACGCCGTGATCTGCTCGTCGGACGGCCCCGTCGAGGACCAGGTCCGTCAGGTCACCGGGGCGGGCGGCCCGCGGTTTGCCCTCGACCCGATCGGCGGCGAGGCCGGCGCGGCCATCTTCCGGGCGATGGGCGACGGCGGCAAGCTCGTGCTGTACGGGTCGCTCACCGGGGAGCCGGTGCCGATCGACCCGAGGCAGGTCATCTCGGCGCGGAAATCGATTGAAGGCTTCTGGTTGGGGCACTGGATGCGGGATCGCAGCATCCCGGGCGCACTGCTCCTCTTCCGCGAGATCGCCAGCCTGATCCGCTCGGGCGTCCTGCGGACGGAGATCGGCGGCCGCTACCCCCTGGACGACATCCGGGCCGCTGCGACCGAGGCCGATGCCATGGGCCGGCGGGGCAAGGTCCTGCTGACCTTCCGGGGCGAGCCCGCGTGA
- a CDS encoding Nif3-like dinuclear metal center hexameric protein has product MKTVSEVAAWLEGFAPSRLAESWDNVGLLMGDPDGPAGRVMTCLTVTDETAGEAVEERADLVVSHHPVLFRGEKRIRADLPGTSPVWKLAKAGIAVASPHTAFDSTAGGINDGLCRRFGLVEVAPIRPAAGPATFKVVAFTPASDRDAVLAAAFAAGAGRIGAYEECSFAIPGQGTFFGTEGTDPAVGRKGRRETVEELRLEMICPGARLAATLAAIRSHHSYEEPAIDVYPLHDERPHGGSGRIGRLEEVRGLEDFAAAVSRALGHIPVHVAGDPAKLVRRVAVACGAADEFLGDAARAGADVLVTGEARFHRAIEAEALGMGLILAGHYGTERPAVEDLAVQLALAFPELIVWPSRRERDPLRLVQTR; this is encoded by the coding sequence GTGAAGACCGTGTCCGAGGTCGCCGCGTGGCTGGAGGGCTTCGCGCCGTCGAGGCTGGCGGAGTCGTGGGATAACGTGGGGCTGCTGATGGGCGACCCGGATGGGCCGGCCGGGCGGGTGATGACCTGCCTGACGGTGACGGACGAGACGGCCGGCGAGGCCGTGGAGGAGCGGGCGGACCTCGTCGTGAGCCATCATCCGGTGCTCTTCCGCGGGGAGAAGCGGATCCGGGCGGACCTGCCGGGGACGTCGCCGGTGTGGAAGCTCGCGAAGGCGGGGATCGCCGTGGCCAGCCCGCACACGGCGTTCGACAGCACCGCCGGCGGGATCAACGACGGCCTCTGCCGGCGGTTCGGGCTGGTGGAGGTGGCCCCGATCCGACCCGCGGCCGGGCCGGCCACGTTCAAGGTGGTGGCCTTCACGCCCGCATCGGACCGGGACGCCGTCCTCGCCGCGGCCTTCGCGGCCGGCGCGGGGCGGATCGGCGCCTACGAGGAGTGCTCGTTCGCGATCCCGGGCCAGGGGACGTTCTTCGGGACCGAGGGAACCGACCCGGCCGTCGGCCGGAAGGGCCGGCGCGAGACCGTCGAGGAGCTGCGGCTGGAGATGATCTGCCCCGGGGCTCGCCTGGCCGCGACCCTGGCGGCGATCCGGTCGCACCACTCGTACGAGGAGCCGGCGATCGACGTCTACCCGCTCCACGACGAGCGGCCGCACGGCGGCTCCGGGCGCATCGGCCGCCTCGAGGAAGTTCGCGGCCTGGAGGACTTCGCCGCGGCCGTCTCGCGGGCGCTCGGCCACATCCCGGTCCACGTGGCCGGCGACCCGGCGAAGCTCGTGCGACGCGTCGCCGTCGCCTGCGGCGCCGCGGACGAATTCCTGGGGGACGCCGCGAGGGCCGGGGCCGACGTGCTCGTCACCGGCGAGGCCCGCTTCCACCGGGCGATCGAGGCCGAGGCCCTGGGCATGGGCCTGATCCTGGCGGGGCACTACGGGACCGAGCGGCCCGCGGTGGAGGACCTCGCCGTCCAGCTCGCCCTCGCCTTCCCCGAGCTCATCGTCTGGCCGAGCCGGCGGGAGCGCGACCCGCTCCGGCTCGTCCAGACGCGTTGA
- a CDS encoding aminotransferase class IV codes for MIWHSGEILPDDALRVSILDRTFEHGLGLFETFRTWDGRPTLLPRHMKRLACSARTLGLPLDPADLPDAGAVRALIDSDRSIPAGADAVLRVTLSGGLSPDGGGTLWMRAMPLPPPAPDSGCVLGPTHAARTDPLVEHKTLNYWPNRLAYDRARSQGCDESVAISPDGFVWEGSRTNLFVVADDQLLTPPCAGKALPGIMRVLVLERAGALGLDVREAPLGLFDPTFRPEEIFLTNSVRAILPVAAWGDARYPAPGPTTERLRRDVLHWLESLSH; via the coding sequence ATGATCTGGCACAGCGGCGAGATCCTCCCGGACGACGCACTGAGGGTCAGCATCCTTGACCGGACGTTCGAGCACGGCCTCGGCCTCTTCGAGACCTTCCGCACCTGGGACGGCCGCCCCACGCTCCTGCCCCGTCACATGAAGCGGCTCGCGTGCTCGGCCCGGACGCTCGGCCTCCCGCTGGACCCGGCGGACCTCCCCGACGCCGGGGCCGTCCGCGCCCTCATCGACTCGGATCGCTCGATCCCGGCCGGCGCCGACGCCGTGCTCCGCGTCACCCTCAGCGGCGGGCTCTCGCCCGACGGCGGCGGCACGCTCTGGATGCGGGCGATGCCCCTCCCGCCGCCAGCCCCGGATTCGGGCTGCGTGCTCGGCCCGACGCACGCGGCACGCACCGATCCCCTGGTCGAGCACAAGACGCTGAATTACTGGCCCAACCGGCTCGCATACGACCGCGCCAGGTCCCAGGGCTGCGACGAGTCCGTGGCGATCTCCCCCGACGGATTCGTCTGGGAGGGGAGCCGGACCAACCTCTTCGTCGTGGCCGACGACCAGCTCCTCACCCCGCCCTGCGCCGGCAAGGCCCTGCCGGGCATCATGCGAGTCCTCGTCCTGGAACGCGCCGGGGCCCTGGGCCTCGACGTCCGCGAGGCCCCCCTCGGCCTCTTCGACCCGACGTTCCGCCCCGAGGAGATCTTCCTGACGAACTCCGTCCGTGCCATCCTCCCCGTCGCCGCCTGGGGCGACGCCCGCTACCCCGCCCCCGGCCCGACCACGGAGCGGCTCCGCCGCGACGTCCTCCACTGGCTCGAGTCGCTCAGCCACTGA
- the pabB gene encoding aminodeoxychorismate synthase component I: MSTPVLPAAVQQVLDVPADRLAALIGGWPEPAILASRGGAGEAGRWTMLAAYPRLAFEATGARWSTRQDNGSFESGEGDPLDELARLLRRFGLAETADAPPPVDACPFQGGMIGYLGYDLAPLIEKLPRRVPRDSRLPDLRMGLYDTAVIVDHRAGKATLHAWDLTGEGQAAAERRCRTWRRAIRNAATSPRVVSRSVLGSIDGSISRQAYMAAVSRALEYIAAGDIFQVNLSQRFSARGRVEPLDLFLRLGEISPAPYSAFLRWRDLAVVSASPESFYQVRGDRIETRPIKGTRPRGADPEDDSRLADELRAAPKDRAELTMIVDLERNDLGRVCRYGSVNVVDPHAIESYAQVHHLVATVEGQLREDAGPVDVIRATFPGGSITGAPKIRAMEIIDELEPNRRGVYTGAIGYFSRGATGLNIAIRTLTVERDEVRYQVGGGIVADSDPAAEYEETMHKGRGLRAVLEGEEPDR; encoded by the coding sequence ATGTCCACGCCCGTCCTGCCCGCCGCGGTGCAACAGGTGCTCGACGTGCCGGCGGATCGCCTGGCGGCGCTGATCGGCGGGTGGCCGGAGCCGGCGATCCTGGCCAGCCGGGGCGGGGCCGGCGAGGCGGGGCGGTGGACCATGCTGGCGGCCTATCCCCGGCTCGCCTTCGAGGCGACCGGGGCGAGGTGGAGCACCCGCCAGGACAACGGCTCGTTCGAGTCCGGCGAGGGCGACCCGCTCGACGAGCTCGCGCGGCTCCTCCGCCGCTTCGGCCTGGCCGAGACGGCCGACGCACCGCCCCCGGTGGACGCCTGCCCGTTCCAGGGGGGGATGATCGGCTATCTCGGCTACGACCTCGCCCCGCTGATCGAGAAGCTCCCCCGCCGCGTCCCGCGCGACTCCCGGCTGCCCGACCTCCGCATGGGCCTCTACGACACGGCGGTCATCGTGGACCATCGCGCGGGCAAGGCCACGCTCCACGCCTGGGACCTCACCGGCGAGGGCCAGGCCGCGGCCGAGCGGCGTTGCCGGACCTGGCGGCGAGCCATCCGCAACGCCGCGACTTCCCCACGCGTCGTGAGCCGCTCCGTGCTCGGATCCATCGACGGAAGCATCAGCCGGCAGGCGTACATGGCCGCGGTTAGCCGGGCGCTCGAGTACATCGCGGCCGGGGACATCTTCCAGGTGAACCTGTCGCAGCGGTTCAGCGCCAGGGGCCGGGTCGAGCCGCTCGACCTCTTCCTCCGGTTGGGAGAAATCAGCCCCGCGCCGTACTCGGCGTTCCTCCGCTGGCGAGACCTCGCGGTCGTCTCGGCGAGCCCGGAGTCGTTCTACCAGGTCCGCGGCGACCGGATCGAGACCCGGCCCATCAAGGGGACGCGTCCGCGCGGGGCCGACCCCGAGGACGATTCCCGCCTCGCCGACGAGCTGCGGGCCGCCCCCAAGGACCGCGCCGAGCTGACGATGATCGTGGACCTGGAGCGGAACGACCTGGGCCGCGTCTGCCGGTACGGCTCGGTGAACGTGGTCGACCCGCACGCGATCGAGTCGTACGCCCAGGTCCATCACCTGGTCGCGACGGTCGAGGGGCAGCTCCGCGAGGACGCCGGGCCGGTGGACGTGATCCGTGCGACGTTCCCGGGCGGCTCCATCACGGGAGCCCCCAAGATCCGGGCCATGGAGATCATCGACGAGCTGGAGCCGAACCGGCGGGGCGTCTACACGGGGGCCATCGGCTATTTCTCGCGCGGGGCGACCGGGCTGAACATCGCCATCCGGACGCTCACGGTCGAGCGGGACGAGGTCCGCTATCAGGTCGGCGGCGGCATCGTGGCCGACTCCGACCCGGCGGCCGAATACGAGGAGACCATGCACAAGGGCAGGGGCCTCCGCGCGGTGCTCGAGGGGGAGGAGCCGGACCGATGA
- a CDS encoding M56 family metallopeptidase — MDGLLIEALTNSAWAAAMALLAVIAVRLARPRPEVVHLLWVLVLLKLVTPSLIRHQAATPAGPSEQAGHQPLVAEEANPALPLTKGELEGVSGAGLGDRIHPPVSPPRKGGSESRPVPSVIREPSAGWPWRTILAATWMAGALAWALAIVIHASRVRRLLRIANPASGELTRRIETLAARMGLRRAPAARLVPAPIPPMLWALVGPPRLLLPEGLWEGLDEAQRDTVLVHELAHLRRRDHWVRRLEAVVLGLHWWNPVAWWARRRVEDAEEQCCDAVVARTLPESVESYAEALVTTAAFLSGVRAPRPFGASGVGRVPPLRRRLDMILRDETPAKSRPVPAAAMLVAGLSLLLLPGWAPARARQATPPATNDRDATQPQPPAPSPAVRDAEPGKDAAPPRVRVSQPIVRDIRDGINFVGVVEAARSVELRPQVAGTLTEVRVKSGQTVEKGEILFAIDSRIYQMKLDRAEADVSRAEVQLRRQSAALKNTEKLSASNVVSSQEVDLSRAGRDEAIASLRAATASRDLARLELESTKVTAPFRGKVGRPLLSVGSVVAPESTKLATLAATDVTNVVFKISQNAYHDLTRADANGRAALSDAALAIEVWDGRQNRRLRGRLDSVDTQFDPQTGNLECRASLPNPDGFLVPGESVSVTLYTGEKRRAMLAQLGPMPAGSLRGNGRPVLVVDDEGNVEVREVTFGPHVEGAMREIVSGLKKDDWVVPLAWMGPGARKYFPDGLHHGMKIDVERVNAPEPDSTEP, encoded by the coding sequence TTGGACGGTCTGCTGATCGAGGCGCTGACCAATTCCGCCTGGGCCGCCGCGATGGCACTCCTCGCGGTCATCGCCGTCCGGCTGGCCCGGCCCCGGCCGGAGGTCGTCCATCTCCTCTGGGTGCTCGTGCTGCTCAAGCTCGTGACGCCGTCGCTCATCCGGCATCAGGCGGCAACGCCCGCCGGGCCGAGTGAGCAGGCAGGTCATCAGCCCTTGGTCGCGGAGGAGGCCAATCCGGCTCTCCCCCTTACGAAGGGGGAGTTGGAGGGGGTGAGTGGGGCGGGCCTCGGCGATCGAATCCACCCCCCTGTGTCCCCCCCTCGTAAGGGGGGAAGCGAATCGCGTCCCGTGCCGAGCGTGATCCGCGAGCCATCTGCGGGTTGGCCCTGGCGGACGATCCTGGCCGCGACGTGGATGGCCGGTGCCCTGGCCTGGGCCCTCGCGATCGTCATCCACGCCTCGCGGGTCCGGCGCTTGCTGCGGATCGCCAATCCCGCGTCCGGCGAGTTGACGCGTCGGATCGAGACGCTTGCGGCTCGCATGGGCCTGCGCCGGGCACCGGCCGCCCGGCTCGTCCCCGCGCCGATCCCGCCGATGCTCTGGGCGCTCGTCGGCCCGCCCCGATTGCTCCTCCCGGAGGGGCTGTGGGAGGGTCTCGACGAGGCGCAGCGGGACACGGTCCTCGTGCACGAGCTCGCCCACCTGCGGCGGCGCGACCACTGGGTCCGCCGGCTGGAGGCGGTCGTGCTGGGCCTCCACTGGTGGAACCCGGTCGCCTGGTGGGCCCGCCGCCGCGTCGAGGACGCGGAGGAGCAATGCTGCGACGCCGTCGTGGCCCGCACGCTGCCGGAGTCCGTCGAGTCCTACGCCGAGGCCCTCGTCACGACCGCCGCCTTCCTCTCCGGGGTCCGCGCCCCGCGCCCCTTCGGCGCCTCGGGCGTGGGCCGCGTCCCCCCCTTGCGAAGGAGATTGGACATGATCCTGCGCGACGAGACGCCCGCGAAGTCCCGCCCCGTCCCGGCCGCGGCGATGCTCGTCGCCGGCCTGTCCCTGCTCCTCCTCCCCGGCTGGGCACCCGCCCGGGCTCGCCAGGCGACTCCGCCCGCGACGAACGATCGCGATGCGACACAGCCCCAGCCACCCGCCCCGTCGCCCGCGGTCCGCGACGCAGAGCCAGGGAAGGACGCAGCTCCTCCTCGCGTGAGGGTGTCCCAGCCCATCGTCCGGGATATCCGCGACGGCATCAATTTCGTCGGCGTGGTCGAGGCGGCCCGGTCCGTGGAGTTGCGGCCGCAGGTTGCCGGCACGCTCACCGAGGTCCGCGTGAAGTCGGGGCAGACGGTCGAGAAGGGTGAGATTCTCTTCGCCATCGATTCCAGGATCTACCAGATGAAGCTGGACCGGGCCGAGGCGGACGTCAGCCGTGCGGAGGTCCAGCTCAGGCGGCAGTCCGCCGCCCTGAAGAACACCGAGAAGCTGAGCGCGAGCAACGTGGTCAGCTCGCAGGAGGTCGACCTCTCCCGGGCCGGCCGGGACGAGGCCATCGCGTCGCTGCGTGCGGCCACGGCGAGCCGCGATCTCGCCCGCCTCGAGCTGGAGTCGACGAAGGTCACCGCGCCGTTCCGGGGCAAGGTGGGGCGTCCGCTCCTGTCCGTCGGGAGCGTCGTGGCCCCCGAATCGACCAAGCTGGCGACGCTCGCGGCGACGGACGTCACGAATGTAGTCTTCAAGATCAGCCAGAATGCGTACCACGACCTCACGCGAGCCGACGCGAATGGCAGGGCGGCCCTCTCCGACGCCGCTCTCGCGATCGAGGTATGGGACGGCCGTCAGAACCGGCGGCTGCGTGGCAGGCTCGACTCGGTGGACACGCAGTTCGACCCTCAGACCGGCAACCTCGAATGCCGCGCGTCCCTCCCCAACCCGGACGGCTTCCTCGTCCCCGGGGAATCCGTTTCCGTCACGCTTTATACTGGGGAGAAAAGACGAGCGATGCTTGCTCAGCTGGGACCAATGCCAGCGGGTTCTCTCCGCGGCAACGGTAGGCCTGTGCTCGTTGTCGATGACGAAGGAAATGTCGAGGTGAGGGAAGTCACTTTCGGGCCCCATGTGGAGGGTGCCATGAGGGAAATCGTCTCGGGCCTTAAGAAGGACGATTGGGTTGTCCCCCTCGCCTGGATGGGCCCGGGAGCACGCAAATACTTCCCGGACGGACTCCACCATGGCATGAAGATCGACGTGGAGCGCGTCAACGCGCCGGAACCGGACTCGACGGAGCCCTGA
- a CDS encoding BlaI/MecI/CopY family transcriptional regulator, translated as MARRAGEDVTDTELAMLRVLWDRGEATRRQVADVLYPGGGEAHYATVQKLLERLEHKGFVRKERREGVLVFAATADREAFIARRLQGLAEALCGGSAASLAMNLVRSQPLSAAEIDELSTVLRERRRKRAGETN; from the coding sequence ATGGCGCGGCGAGCCGGAGAGGACGTGACGGACACGGAGCTGGCGATGCTCCGGGTGCTCTGGGACCGCGGGGAGGCGACGCGACGGCAGGTGGCCGACGTGCTCTATCCCGGCGGCGGCGAGGCGCACTACGCGACCGTCCAGAAGCTCCTGGAGCGGCTGGAGCACAAGGGCTTCGTCCGCAAGGAGCGTCGCGAGGGGGTCCTCGTCTTCGCCGCGACCGCCGATCGCGAGGCGTTCATCGCCCGCCGCCTCCAAGGGCTGGCCGAGGCGCTCTGCGGCGGCTCCGCGGCCTCGCTGGCGATGAACCTCGTGCGCTCGCAGCCGCTCTCCGCGGCGGAGATCGACGAGCTCTCCACCGTGCTCCGCGAGCGGCGAAGGAAGCGTGCGGGGGAAACGAATTAG
- a CDS encoding sugar phosphate isomerase/epimerase family protein has translation MIRHPLGLRLNPDRSIRDQIQEAARLGARGVVLDAIGDLAPQRLGETGRRELGYLFRTLELSLVAVSLPTRRAFDTIDQLEDRLRRADSAFAMAYELGTNLVLARVGPVPPADEPARREAFDNAVGSLGRAADHRGVRLAIETEAEPGKRLKDFLEALDLVGLAASVDPANLLRAGIDPATAVAELGSWVAHAYAGGSSPATSALAHPRGFGSSASAIDWESYLGSLEEVGYRGFLTIWPDPAADARTAFNAISGRLKQVS, from the coding sequence ATGATCCGCCATCCGCTGGGGCTGAGGCTGAATCCGGACCGATCGATCCGCGACCAGATCCAAGAGGCGGCGAGGCTCGGGGCCAGGGGCGTGGTGCTGGACGCGATCGGGGACCTCGCGCCGCAGCGGCTGGGGGAGACGGGGCGCCGGGAGCTGGGATATCTCTTCCGGACGCTGGAGCTGTCGCTGGTCGCGGTCTCGCTGCCGACCCGGCGGGCGTTCGACACGATCGACCAGCTCGAGGACCGGCTGCGGCGGGCGGACTCGGCGTTCGCGATGGCGTACGAGCTGGGGACCAACCTGGTCCTCGCCCGGGTCGGCCCGGTGCCGCCGGCCGACGAGCCCGCGCGCCGGGAGGCGTTCGACAACGCGGTCGGCTCCCTCGGCAGGGCCGCGGACCACCGGGGCGTCCGCCTGGCGATCGAGACCGAGGCGGAGCCCGGTAAGCGGCTGAAGGACTTCCTGGAGGCGCTCGACCTCGTCGGCCTGGCGGCGAGCGTGGACCCGGCGAACCTGCTCCGGGCCGGGATCGACCCGGCGACGGCCGTCGCGGAACTCGGCTCGTGGGTCGCCCACGCGTACGCCGGCGGCTCGTCGCCGGCCACCTCGGCGCTGGCCCACCCGCGGGGCTTCGGCTCGTCCGCGTCCGCGATCGACTGGGAGTCGTACCTCGGATCCCTCGAGGAGGTCGGCTACCGCGGGTTCCTCACCATCTGGCCGGACCCGGCCGCGGACGCGCGCACGGCCTTCAACGCCATCTCCGGGCGGCTCAAGCAGGTCTCGTGA